A window from Salvia miltiorrhiza cultivar Shanhuang (shh) chromosome 2, IMPLAD_Smil_shh, whole genome shotgun sequence encodes these proteins:
- the LOC131013529 gene encoding probable WRKY transcription factor 65, translating to MNINRFSSNHFARESENSSSPENSEDSPTSAMAKDLKITSKLRRSAVRKKVMSVPIKDIERLRLKGDHVSAPPSDSWAWRKYGQKPIKGSPYPRGYYRCSSSKGCPARKQVERSSADPNMLIVTYSCEHNHPPPSSRNIHHRPPPPAMSVSEEELEEEEEEEDEYDEEGEKPRDLVHSQSQELILDNRFEGNLICGGEFGWLTDFESTSCMILESPILMEERRNTDREMAMIFSMREEEEEDLFAGLGELPECSTVFRRGMAQREAEAGHHRLRGAMCGARR from the exons ATGAATATTAACAGATTCAGCAGCAACCATTTTGCAAGAGAATCAGAGAATTCATCCTCGCCTGAAAACAGCGAAGATTCTCCCACCTCCGCCATGGCTAAAGATCTCAAGATCACCTCTAAGCTAAG ACGTTCCGCCGTTAGGAAAAAAGTGATGTCGGTGCCGATCAAGGACATCGAGAGATTGCGATTGAAAGGCGACCACGTCAGCGCTCCGCCGTCGGATTCGTGGGCGTGGCGGAAATACGGCCAAAAACCCATCAAAGGTTCCCCATATCCTAG AGGTTATTACAGATGCAGCAGCTCAAAGGGCTGCCCTGCAAGAAAGCAAGTCGAGAGAAGCAGCGCCGATCCAAACATGCTAATCGTCACGTATTCTTGCGAGCACAACCACCCTCCGCCGTCTTCTCGCAACATCCACCACCGTCCGCCGCCGCCCGCTATGTCAGTTTCAGAAGAAGAGCtcgaagaggaagaagaagaagaagacgaataCGACGAAGAGGGGGAGAAACCTAGAGATCTTGTTCATAGCCAATCTCAAGAACTCATTTTAGATAACAGATTTGAAGGGAATTTGATTTGTGGCGGCGAATTTGGATGGCTAACCGATTTCGAATCGACATCTTGTATGATTCTTGAGAGTCCGATTTTAATGGAGGAGAGAAGGAATACAGATAGAGAAATGGCGATGATTTTCAGCATgagagaggaggaggaagaggatcTCTTCGCGGGTCTCGGCGAGCTGCCGGAGTGCTCGACGGTGTTCCGCCGTGGCATGGCGCAGAGGGAGGCGGAGGCTGGCCACCACCGGCTGAGGGGCGCCATGTGCGGGGCCCGTAGATAG